A DNA window from Mycolicibacter hiberniae contains the following coding sequences:
- a CDS encoding universal stress protein, with the protein MSSTSGILVGVDGSPSSATAVDWAARDAALHNLPLTLVHVLASPVVMTFPETPMPSGYTEWQREQGERHLREAAEIAAAAGATHVSAEIVVGSTVPMLVDMSREAARLVVGSRGYGRMRRLLLGSVSSSLVRHADCAVAVIHEDHQRSDTAPVVVGIDGSPVSEAATALAFEEASLRGVELIAVYAWHDTGLMDFPGLDTAVLASESELALAERLAGWRERYPDVTVRRVVVDDRPADQLIDQSRAAQLVVVGSHGRGGFTGMLLGSVSQEVVQSAHAPVIVVRPA; encoded by the coding sequence ATGTCGTCCACTTCCGGAATCCTGGTCGGTGTCGACGGGTCGCCGTCGTCGGCAACGGCCGTCGATTGGGCGGCGCGCGACGCCGCGCTGCACAACCTGCCCCTGACCCTGGTGCACGTGCTGGCCTCCCCGGTGGTGATGACGTTCCCCGAGACACCGATGCCGTCCGGCTACACCGAATGGCAGCGTGAGCAGGGCGAACGCCACCTGCGTGAGGCCGCCGAGATCGCCGCGGCGGCCGGGGCGACGCACGTCTCCGCGGAGATCGTGGTGGGTTCCACCGTCCCGATGCTGGTCGACATGAGCCGCGAGGCCGCCCGCCTGGTGGTCGGGTCCCGCGGGTACGGGCGGATGCGTCGCCTGCTGCTCGGCTCGGTCAGCTCGTCACTGGTGCGGCACGCAGACTGCGCGGTCGCGGTCATCCACGAAGACCATCAGCGCTCCGACACCGCTCCGGTGGTCGTCGGCATCGACGGCTCGCCGGTGTCGGAGGCCGCAACGGCGCTGGCGTTCGAAGAGGCATCGCTGCGCGGGGTGGAACTGATCGCGGTGTATGCCTGGCACGACACCGGGCTGATGGACTTTCCCGGCCTCGACACCGCCGTGCTGGCGTCGGAGAGCGAATTGGCTCTGGCTGAGCGGCTGGCCGGCTGGCGGGAGCGCTACCCCGACGTCACCGTGCGTCGCGTGGTGGTCGACGACCGGCCCGCCGACCAGCTGATCGACCAGTCGCGGGCGGCTCAGCTGGTGGTGGTGGGCAGCCACGGCCGTGGCGGCTTCACCGGCATGCTGCTGGGCTCGGTCAGCCAGGAGGTGGTGCAGTCGGCGCACGCCCCGGTCATTGTCGTGCGGCCGGCCTGA
- a CDS encoding MaoC/PaaZ C-terminal domain-containing protein, with the protein MALDPTAIGVTTDPVRVEWTDRDTMLYALGVGAGTADLAFTTENSHGIAQQVLPTYAVICCMGFAAAGKIGTFNPALLLHGSQQVRLFAPLPPAGSLQVVAEVADIQDKGEGKNAVVVLRARGTDVTTAEPLVETLTTLVIRKAGGFGGAPGQRAVAPEIPERDPDSRISYVTREDQALLYRLSGDRNPLHSDPWFATTLAGFPKPILHGLCTYGFAGRALVADLGDGDANRVSAISARFTDPVFPGETLTTSIWRTEPGKAVFRTEAAGPDGANLRVVLDDGAAEYQP; encoded by the coding sequence GTGGCACTGGACCCAACAGCCATCGGCGTGACCACCGATCCCGTGCGGGTCGAATGGACCGATCGCGACACCATGCTCTACGCGCTGGGGGTCGGCGCCGGAACGGCGGACTTGGCGTTCACCACCGAGAACAGCCACGGTATCGCCCAGCAGGTGTTGCCCACCTACGCCGTCATCTGCTGCATGGGCTTCGCGGCCGCCGGCAAGATCGGCACCTTCAACCCGGCGCTGCTGCTGCACGGCTCGCAGCAGGTGCGGTTGTTCGCGCCGCTGCCGCCCGCCGGAAGCCTGCAGGTGGTGGCCGAGGTGGCCGACATCCAGGACAAGGGCGAGGGCAAGAACGCCGTCGTGGTGCTCCGGGCGCGCGGCACCGACGTCACGACCGCCGAACCCCTGGTCGAGACGCTGACCACTTTGGTCATCCGCAAGGCCGGTGGCTTCGGTGGGGCCCCGGGGCAGCGGGCGGTCGCCCCGGAAATCCCGGAACGTGATCCGGATTCCCGCATCTCGTATGTGACCCGCGAGGATCAGGCGCTGCTGTACCGACTCTCCGGCGACCGCAACCCCCTGCACAGCGACCCGTGGTTCGCCACCACCCTGGCCGGCTTCCCCAAGCCGATCCTGCACGGGCTGTGCACCTACGGTTTCGCCGGCCGCGCGCTGGTCGCCGACCTCGGCGACGGCGACGCGAACCGGGTCAGCGCCATCTCGGCACGGTTCACCGACCCGGTGTTCCCGGGCGAGACGCTGACCACCTCCATCTGGCGGACCGAGCCGGGCAAGGCGGTGTTCCGCACCGAGGCCGCCGGCCCGGACGGCGCCAACCTGCGAGTGGTGCTTGATGACGGCGCGGCGGAATACCAGCCCTGA
- the otsB gene encoding trehalose-phosphatase — protein MSVTVDPRRHDAVLLQLGPGWDPAALTERLHRARVRVGTVASGADLVPAAAGLAVRPGRAVVITDSEAGVVAARSAGFALVIGVGRDGGDAVVDGPDAVGVRLGDRPMSALPDAMTALAAGALPDLAHPAVFFDFDGTLSDIVADPDAAQPVAGAVDALAALAARCPVAVLSGRDLADVRARVGLDGIWYAGSHGFELTGPDGAHHQNDAAADAMPVLAGAAASLRDQLKMPGIVVEHKRFAVAVHYRNAARDRVGETMAAVRDAGRRTGLRVTTGREVIELRPEIDWDKGRTLHWLLDRMNEATPVSAPLFLGDDITDEDAFDAAAQLSGAGIVVRHNDDGDRATAARYALDSPAQAAEFTARLAKRLSGD, from the coding sequence ATGTCGGTCACGGTCGACCCGCGTCGGCATGACGCGGTGCTGTTGCAGCTGGGCCCGGGCTGGGATCCGGCGGCGCTGACCGAGCGCCTGCACCGGGCCCGCGTGCGGGTGGGCACGGTGGCATCCGGGGCCGACCTGGTGCCCGCGGCCGCCGGTTTGGCGGTGCGGCCGGGCCGCGCCGTGGTGATCACCGATTCGGAGGCGGGCGTGGTGGCGGCTCGCAGTGCCGGATTCGCCTTGGTGATCGGGGTGGGGCGCGACGGCGGCGATGCGGTTGTGGACGGCCCGGATGCGGTGGGGGTGCGTCTCGGCGACCGCCCGATGTCGGCCTTGCCGGATGCGATGACGGCCTTGGCCGCCGGAGCGTTGCCCGACCTCGCTCATCCGGCGGTGTTCTTCGACTTCGACGGGACCTTGTCGGATATCGTCGCCGATCCCGACGCGGCCCAACCGGTGGCCGGCGCGGTGGATGCGTTGGCCGCGTTGGCCGCCCGGTGCCCGGTGGCGGTGCTGTCCGGTCGCGACCTGGCCGACGTCCGGGCCCGGGTGGGCCTGGACGGGATCTGGTATGCGGGCAGTCACGGCTTCGAGCTGACCGGTCCGGACGGCGCCCATCACCAGAACGACGCCGCCGCCGATGCGATGCCGGTGTTGGCCGGCGCGGCCGCATCGCTGCGTGACCAACTCAAGATGCCGGGGATCGTGGTGGAGCACAAGCGATTCGCGGTTGCGGTGCACTATCGCAACGCGGCCCGGGACCGCGTCGGCGAGACGATGGCGGCGGTGCGCGATGCCGGCCGGCGCACCGGTCTGCGGGTCACGACCGGCCGGGAGGTGATCGAGCTGCGTCCCGAGATCGACTGGGACAAGGGCCGTACGCTGCACTGGCTACTGGACCGCATGAACGAGGCGACTCCGGTGTCTGCGCCGCTGTTCCTCGGCGACGACATCACCGACGAAGACGCCTTCGACGCGGCGGCGCAGCTCTCGGGTGCCGGAATTGTGGTGCGGCACAACGACGACGGCGACCGCGCGACCGCAGCCCGGTATGCCCTGGACAGCCCGGCACAGGCGGCCGAGTTCACCGCACGACTGGCGAAGCGCCTCAGCGGCGACTGA